The following are encoded together in the Flavobacterium sp. TR2 genome:
- a CDS encoding type IX secretion system membrane protein PorP/SprF, translated as MRTKLFFFVILLVTYSGYSQQDAQYTQYMYNTININPAYAGSRGVFSVFGLYRTQWVGLDGAPETSSFSINTPLNNSRLGIGASLVNDKIGPTNENNISVDLSYTIQTSADFKLSFGIKGTANIFNLDVSKLNPGDQGDPQFQDLSNKFTPNVGAGVYWHSDKAYIGLSVPNFIETNRYDDNDVAIYKDKINFYLMGGYVFNLDKYEYVKFKPAILTKMVEGAPLQVDVSANFMFYDKFMAGVAYRWSASLSAMVGFQITDGLYLGYGYDRETTHLNNYNSGSHEIFLRYEFFSNKGKMTTPRFF; from the coding sequence ATGAGAACAAAATTATTTTTCTTCGTCATTCTGTTAGTTACATATTCAGGGTATTCACAGCAAGATGCGCAGTACACACAGTATATGTACAACACAATAAATATAAATCCTGCCTATGCAGGTTCTCGTGGAGTATTTAGTGTTTTTGGTCTATATCGTACCCAATGGGTTGGTCTCGATGGAGCACCAGAAACAAGTTCTTTCTCAATTAATACGCCATTAAATAATAGCAGACTAGGAATAGGTGCTTCGTTAGTTAATGACAAAATTGGTCCTACAAATGAAAATAACATTTCTGTCGATCTTTCGTACACCATTCAGACCTCAGCAGATTTTAAACTTTCATTTGGTATCAAAGGAACTGCAAATATCTTCAATTTAGATGTGAGCAAATTAAATCCTGGAGATCAGGGAGATCCTCAATTTCAAGATTTAAGCAACAAATTTACCCCTAATGTCGGAGCCGGAGTCTACTGGCACTCTGACAAAGCCTATATTGGTTTATCTGTTCCAAACTTTATTGAAACCAACCGTTATGATGACAATGACGTGGCGATTTACAAAGACAAAATCAATTTTTACTTAATGGGGGGTTATGTATTCAATCTCGACAAATATGAATATGTGAAATTTAAACCAGCTATTTTAACCAAAATGGTTGAGGGTGCACCGCTGCAGGTAGATGTTTCTGCCAATTTTATGTTCTACGATAAATTTATGGCTGGTGTAGCTTACAGATGGAGCGCTTCATTAAGTGCTATGGTCGGATTTCAGATCACAGACGGACTTTATTTAGGTTATGGATATGACAGAGAAACCACACACTTAAATAATTATAACTCAGGCTCACACGAAATTTTCCTTCGCTATGAATTCTTCTCAAACAAAGGCAAAATGACAACTCCTCGTTTCTTCTAA